From Pseudomonas hefeiensis, one genomic window encodes:
- the dnaE gene encoding DNA polymerase III subunit alpha, protein MPASFVHLRLHTEYSLVDGLVRIKPLVKTLVGMNMPAVAVTDQNNMCSLVKFYKNAMGAGIKPICGADLWLSNKDPDAPLSRISLLVMNAVGYRNLTELISRGFIDGQRNGSIIIEREWVAEASEGLIMLSAAKEGEIGLALLSGNAEEAQVLARDWMAVFPDRFYIEVQRTNRPNDEEHLHAAVALADRIGAPLVATNDVRFIKQEDFEAHETRVCIGEGRALDDPRRSKNYSDQQYLKSAEEMAELFSDLPEALENTVEIAKRCNIDVKLGKHFLPNFPIPDGMTIDEYFRKVSFDGLEERLSVLLPKDTTEDYEAKRQVYVDRLNFELDIIIQMGFPGYFLIVMDFIQWAKSNGVPVGPGRGSGAGSLVAYVQKITDLDPLEYDLLFERFLNPERVSMPDFDVDFCMDGRDRVIDYVAEKYGRNAVSQIITFGSMAAKAVVRDVARVQGKSYGLADRLSKMIPFEVGMTLEKAYEQEEILRDFIKVDEEAAEIWEMARKLEGVVRNVGKHAGGVVIAPTKLTDFSPIYCDEEGDGLVTQFDKDDVEAAGLVKFDFLGLRTLTIIDWALKTINRDRAKVGEAPLDIAFIPLDDKPTYSLLQKAETTAVFQLESRGMKELIKKLKPDCLEDLIALVALFRPGPLQSGMVDDFINRKHGRAELAYPHSDYQYEGLKPVLAPTYGIILYQEQVMQIAQVMAGYTLGGADMLRRAMGKKKPEEMAKQRGGFIDGCATNGIDPDLAGNIFDLVEKFAGYGFNKSHSAAYGLVSYQTAWLKAHYPAPFMAAVLSADMHNTDKVVTLIEEVRTMKLRLDAPDVNASEFKFTVNDEGRIIYGLGAIKGVGEGPVEAITEARQDGPFKDLFDFCARVDLKRINKRTLDGLIRSGALDRLGPYFQDEPKAYQANIDRNRAVLLAAMEEAIKAAEQTARTHDSGHADLFGGLFVEEDADVYGNHRKAKELTLKERLKGEKDTLGLYLTGHPIDEYEGEIRRFARQRIIDLKPARDTQTVAGMIIALRVMKNKKGDKMGFITLDDRSGRIEASLFAEAFHSAQSLLQTDAMVVVEGEVSNDDFSGGLRLRVKRVMSMEDARTNLAESLRLKLQTQDLKGDQLRWLGELFKRHRGACPITMEYVRPDAKAVLQFGEGWRIDPADALIQALRDQFGKDNVFLQYR, encoded by the coding sequence ATGCCGGCTTCATTCGTTCATCTACGCCTGCACACTGAATACTCCCTGGTCGATGGCCTGGTGCGGATCAAGCCACTGGTCAAGACCCTGGTGGGCATGAACATGCCTGCCGTGGCGGTCACCGACCAGAACAACATGTGTTCGCTGGTCAAGTTCTACAAAAATGCCATGGGCGCCGGGATCAAGCCGATCTGCGGGGCCGACCTGTGGTTGTCGAACAAAGACCCGGATGCGCCGCTGAGCCGCATCAGCCTGCTGGTGATGAACGCCGTGGGTTACCGCAACCTCACCGAACTGATTTCCCGCGGCTTTATCGATGGTCAGCGCAACGGCTCGATCATCATCGAGCGCGAGTGGGTGGCCGAGGCCAGCGAAGGGCTGATCATGCTGTCGGCGGCCAAGGAGGGTGAGATCGGCCTGGCCTTGCTCAGTGGCAACGCCGAAGAAGCCCAAGTGCTGGCCCGCGACTGGATGGCGGTGTTCCCGGACCGCTTCTACATCGAGGTGCAGCGCACCAATCGGCCCAACGACGAAGAACACCTGCATGCCGCCGTAGCCCTGGCCGACCGGATCGGCGCGCCTCTGGTGGCGACCAACGACGTGCGATTTATCAAGCAGGAAGATTTCGAAGCCCACGAAACCCGCGTCTGCATCGGTGAAGGCCGGGCGCTCGATGATCCACGTCGCTCGAAGAACTACAGCGATCAGCAATACCTCAAAAGCGCCGAGGAAATGGCCGAGTTGTTCAGCGACCTGCCGGAAGCGCTGGAAAACACCGTCGAGATCGCCAAACGTTGCAACATCGATGTGAAGCTGGGTAAGCACTTCCTGCCCAACTTCCCGATTCCCGATGGCATGACCATCGACGAGTATTTTCGCAAAGTGTCCTTCGACGGCCTTGAGGAGCGCCTCAGCGTCCTGCTGCCCAAGGACACCACCGAAGATTACGAAGCCAAGCGCCAGGTCTATGTCGACCGGCTGAATTTCGAGCTGGATATCATTATCCAGATGGGGTTCCCCGGTTACTTCCTGATCGTGATGGACTTCATCCAGTGGGCCAAGAGCAACGGTGTGCCGGTAGGGCCAGGCCGTGGATCGGGTGCCGGTTCGCTGGTGGCCTACGTGCAGAAGATCACCGACCTCGACCCGCTGGAATACGACCTGCTGTTCGAACGTTTCCTCAACCCGGAACGGGTTTCCATGCCCGACTTCGACGTCGACTTCTGCATGGACGGTCGCGACCGGGTGATCGATTACGTGGCCGAGAAATACGGCCGTAACGCGGTGAGCCAGATCATCACCTTCGGTTCCATGGCCGCCAAGGCGGTGGTGCGTGACGTGGCGCGGGTGCAGGGCAAGTCTTATGGCCTGGCCGATCGCCTGTCGAAGATGATTCCGTTCGAAGTCGGCATGACCCTGGAAAAGGCCTACGAGCAGGAAGAAATCCTGCGGGACTTCATCAAGGTCGATGAAGAAGCGGCGGAAATCTGGGAGATGGCCCGCAAGCTCGAAGGCGTGGTGCGTAACGTCGGCAAGCACGCCGGGGGCGTGGTGATCGCGCCGACCAAGCTGACGGACTTCTCGCCGATCTATTGCGATGAAGAAGGCGACGGCCTGGTGACCCAGTTCGACAAGGATGACGTCGAGGCGGCGGGCCTGGTGAAGTTCGACTTCCTCGGCCTGCGCACCCTGACGATCATCGACTGGGCACTGAAAACCATCAACCGCGACCGGGCCAAGGTCGGCGAAGCGCCACTGGACATTGCCTTCATTCCGCTGGATGACAAGCCGACCTACAGTCTGTTGCAAAAAGCCGAAACCACGGCAGTGTTCCAGCTTGAATCCCGGGGCATGAAGGAGCTGATCAAAAAGCTCAAGCCCGACTGCCTGGAAGACCTGATCGCACTGGTGGCCCTGTTCCGTCCGGGCCCGCTGCAATCGGGCATGGTGGATGACTTCATCAACCGCAAGCACGGGCGCGCCGAACTGGCGTATCCGCACTCGGATTATCAGTACGAAGGCTTGAAGCCGGTGCTGGCACCGACCTACGGCATCATCCTGTATCAGGAACAGGTGATGCAGATTGCCCAGGTCATGGCCGGTTATACCCTTGGCGGCGCGGACATGCTGCGTCGGGCCATGGGTAAGAAAAAGCCCGAGGAAATGGCCAAGCAGCGCGGTGGTTTCATTGACGGGTGCGCCACCAACGGCATCGACCCTGATCTGGCCGGTAACATCTTCGACCTGGTAGAAAAATTCGCCGGTTACGGTTTCAACAAATCCCACTCGGCCGCCTACGGCCTGGTGTCCTACCAGACCGCCTGGCTGAAGGCCCATTACCCGGCGCCGTTCATGGCGGCGGTACTGTCGGCGGATATGCACAACACCGACAAGGTCGTGACCTTGATCGAAGAAGTGCGGACCATGAAGCTGCGCCTCGACGCGCCGGACGTGAACGCTTCGGAGTTCAAGTTCACGGTCAACGACGAAGGCCGCATCATTTATGGACTGGGGGCGATCAAGGGCGTGGGTGAAGGGCCGGTGGAAGCCATCACCGAAGCCCGTCAGGACGGACCGTTCAAGGACCTGTTTGATTTCTGCGCCCGGGTCGATCTCAAGCGTATCAACAAGCGCACACTCGATGGTTTGATCCGCAGTGGCGCGCTCGACCGCTTGGGCCCTTATTTCCAGGATGAACCCAAAGCCTACCAAGCCAACATCGACCGTAACCGCGCAGTGCTGCTGGCGGCCATGGAGGAAGCGATCAAGGCCGCTGAGCAAACCGCCCGTACCCACGACAGTGGCCACGCCGACCTGTTTGGCGGGTTGTTCGTCGAGGAAGATGCCGATGTCTACGGCAATCACCGCAAGGCCAAGGAGCTGACCCTCAAGGAGCGTCTCAAGGGAGAGAAGGACACCTTGGGCCTGTACCTCACGGGTCACCCGATCGACGAATACGAAGGCGAGATCCGCCGGTTCGCCCGCCAGCGCATCATTGATCTGAAGCCGGCTCGTGACACGCAGACCGTCGCCGGTATGATCATTGCCCTGCGGGTAATGAAAAACAAAAAGGGCGACAAGATGGGCTTCATCACCCTCGACGACCGCTCCGGGCGCATCGAGGCGTCGTTGTTTGCCGAGGCGTTCCATTCGGCCCAGTCGTTGTTGCAGACCGACGCGATGGTGGTGGTGGAAGGCGAAGTCAGCAACGACGATTTTTCCGGTGGCCTGCGGCTGCGGGTCAAGCGGGTGATGAGCATGGAGGATGCCCGGACCAACCTGGCCGAGAGCCTGCGCCTGAAATTGCAGACCCAGGATCTCAAGGGCGATCAGCTACGCTGGCTGGGGGAGTTGTTCAAGCGCCATCGCGGTGCTTGCCCGATTACCATGGAGTACGTGCGCCCCGACGCCAAGGCTGTGCTGCAGTTCGGCGAAGGCTGGCGGATCGATCCGGCGGATGCGTTGATTCAAGCCTTGCGTGACCAGTTCGGCAAAGACAACGTCTTCCTCCAATACCGTTGA
- the rnhB gene encoding ribonuclease HII has product MQMGLDFNLVAEVEELVAGVDEVGRGPLCGAVVTAAVILDPNRPILGLNDSKKLTQARREKLYDEICEKALSWCIARAEVEEIDELNILHATMLAMQRAVEGLHITPKLAMIDGNRCPKLSMRAEAVIQGDGKVPAIAAASILAKVSRDREMSAFELIYPGYGIGGHKGYPTPVHLEALARLGPTPIHRRSFAPVRLAYEAREGLILDNRTPVA; this is encoded by the coding sequence CTGCAGATGGGCCTGGACTTCAATCTGGTCGCTGAAGTTGAAGAGCTGGTGGCCGGTGTTGATGAGGTAGGCCGTGGCCCTTTGTGCGGCGCGGTGGTGACGGCCGCGGTGATTCTCGACCCGAACCGGCCCATCCTGGGCCTCAACGATTCCAAAAAGCTCACCCAGGCCCGTCGTGAAAAACTCTACGACGAAATCTGTGAGAAAGCCCTGAGCTGGTGTATAGCCCGGGCCGAAGTGGAAGAGATCGATGAGCTGAATATCCTGCACGCCACGATGCTGGCCATGCAGCGCGCCGTGGAAGGCCTGCACATCACGCCGAAACTGGCGATGATCGATGGCAACCGTTGCCCGAAACTGTCGATGCGCGCCGAAGCGGTCATCCAGGGCGACGGCAAGGTGCCGGCCATCGCGGCGGCATCGATTCTGGCCAAGGTCAGCCGTGACCGGGAAATGAGCGCCTTCGAATTGATCTACCCGGGTTACGGCATCGGCGGTCACAAAGGCTACCCGACGCCCGTTCATCTGGAAGCCCTGGCGCGCCTTGGGCCGACGCCCATCCATCGGCGCTCGTTCGCGCCGGTGCGGCTGGCTTATGAAGCGCGTGAGGGATTGATCCTGGATAATCGGACTCCCGTTGCATAA
- the lpxB gene encoding lipid-A-disaccharide synthase — translation MANLRIALVAGEASGDILGAGLMRALKAQHPAIEFIGVGGPLMQAEGLTSYFPMERLSVMGLVEVLGRLRELLARRKKLIATLIDEKPDVFIGIDAPDFTLNIELKLRQAGIKTVHYVSPSVWAWRQKRVLKIREGCDLMLTLLPFEARFYEEKGVPVRFVGHTLADTIPLEADRDGARQALGLPDGPLVALMPGSRGGEVSRLGGLFFDAAERLQAMRPGVRFVLPCASPQRRAQLETLLAGRDLPVTLLDGRSHLALAACDAVLIASGTATLEALLYKRPMVVAYRLAPLTFWILKRMVKSPYISLPNLLAQRVLVPELLQDEATADALANTLSPLIDGGQEQTRGFDEIHRTLRRDASNQAADAVLTLIGAKP, via the coding sequence ATGGCTAATTTGCGTATAGCACTGGTGGCAGGAGAGGCTTCCGGTGACATTCTGGGCGCCGGTCTGATGCGCGCGCTCAAGGCGCAGCACCCCGCGATCGAGTTCATCGGTGTGGGCGGACCGTTGATGCAAGCCGAAGGACTGACGTCCTACTTCCCGATGGAGCGCTTGTCGGTGATGGGGCTGGTTGAAGTATTGGGACGCCTGCGCGAATTGCTGGCTCGCCGCAAGAAGCTGATCGCGACCCTGATCGACGAAAAACCGGATGTGTTCATTGGTATCGATGCGCCGGATTTCACCCTCAATATCGAACTCAAGTTGCGCCAGGCCGGTATCAAGACGGTGCACTACGTCAGCCCCTCGGTCTGGGCCTGGCGGCAGAAGCGCGTGTTGAAAATCCGCGAAGGTTGCGACCTGATGCTGACGCTGCTGCCGTTCGAAGCCCGATTCTACGAAGAGAAGGGCGTGCCGGTACGGTTTGTCGGGCACACCCTGGCCGATACCATTCCGCTGGAGGCCGACCGTGACGGGGCTCGCCAGGCGTTGGGGCTGCCCGACGGTCCGCTGGTGGCCTTGATGCCCGGCAGCCGTGGCGGCGAGGTAAGTCGCCTGGGGGGCTTGTTCTTTGACGCCGCCGAGCGCCTGCAGGCGATGCGTCCCGGCGTGCGTTTCGTCCTGCCCTGTGCCAGCCCGCAACGCCGGGCTCAGCTTGAAACACTGCTGGCCGGCCGTGATCTGCCAGTCACGCTGCTCGACGGCCGCTCCCATCTCGCACTGGCTGCGTGTGATGCCGTGTTGATTGCGTCCGGCACTGCTACCCTCGAGGCGTTGCTGTACAAACGCCCGATGGTGGTCGCCTATCGCCTGGCGCCGCTAACGTTCTGGATCCTCAAGCGCATGGTCAAGAGCCCCTACATCTCCTTGCCGAACCTGTTAGCCCAGCGCGTGCTGGTGCCAGAACTGCTGCAGGACGAGGCCACCGCCGATGCCCTGGCCAATACGCTGTCGCCCTTGATCGATGGCGGCCAGGAGCAGACCCGGGGCTTTGACGAAATTCATCGTACCTTGCGTCGCGATGCCTCGAACCAGGCAGCTGACGCGGTTTTGACCCTGATTGGCGCCAAACCATGA
- the lpxA gene encoding acyl-ACP--UDP-N-acetylglucosamine O-acyltransferase: MSLIDPRAIIDPAAVLAADVEVGPWSIIGPGVEIGEGTVIGPHVVLKGPTRIGRHNRIYQFSSVGEDTPDLKYKGEETRLVIGDHNVIREGVTIHRGTVQDRSETTLGDHNLIMAYAHIGHDSVIGNHCILVNNTALAGHVHVDDWAILSGFTLVHQYCHIGAHSFSGMGTAIGKDVPAYITVFGNPAEARSMNFEGMRRRGFSEEAITALRRAYKVVYRQGLTVEQALAELAEASAQFPEVAIFRDSIQSSTRGITR, from the coding sequence ATGAGTTTGATTGACCCTCGCGCAATCATCGATCCGGCGGCCGTTCTGGCCGCGGATGTCGAGGTCGGCCCATGGTCGATCATCGGCCCAGGTGTGGAAATCGGCGAGGGTACGGTGATTGGTCCCCATGTGGTACTCAAAGGGCCGACCCGGATCGGTCGGCACAATCGCATCTACCAGTTTTCTTCGGTAGGCGAGGACACGCCCGATCTCAAGTACAAAGGTGAAGAAACCCGTCTGGTCATTGGCGATCACAACGTGATCCGCGAAGGCGTGACGATTCACCGTGGCACCGTTCAGGATCGTTCCGAAACGACCCTTGGCGACCATAACCTGATCATGGCCTACGCCCACATCGGTCATGACAGCGTCATTGGCAACCACTGCATCCTGGTCAACAACACCGCGTTGGCCGGCCATGTGCACGTGGACGACTGGGCGATCCTGTCCGGGTTTACGTTGGTCCATCAGTATTGTCATATCGGCGCCCACAGCTTCTCCGGCATGGGCACTGCCATCGGCAAGGACGTCCCGGCCTATATCACCGTGTTCGGTAACCCGGCTGAAGCCCGCAGCATGAATTTCGAAGGCATGCGCCGTCGTGGTTTCAGCGAAGAAGCGATCACGGCGTTGCGGCGCGCCTACAAGGTTGTGTACCGCCAGGGGCTGACCGTCGAACAGGCACTCGCCGAGCTGGCCGAGGCTTCGGCGCAGTTCCCGGAAGTCGCGATATTCCGCGACTCCATCCAGTCCTCGACTCGCGGCATCACTCGCTAA
- the fabZ gene encoding 3-hydroxyacyl-ACP dehydratase FabZ, translating into MMDINEIREYLPHRYPFLLVDRVVELDVEGKRIRAYKNVSINEPFFNGHFPAHPIMPGVLIIEAMAQAAGILGFKMLDVKPADGTLYYFVGSDKLRFRQPVTPGDQLILEATFISCKRQIWKFECQASVDGKPVCSAEIICAERKL; encoded by the coding sequence ATGATGGACATCAACGAGATTCGCGAATACCTGCCTCACCGTTACCCGTTCCTGCTGGTGGACCGGGTGGTGGAACTTGACGTTGAAGGCAAGCGGATTCGCGCCTACAAGAATGTCAGCATCAACGAACCGTTCTTCAATGGTCACTTCCCCGCGCATCCAATCATGCCTGGCGTGCTGATCATCGAAGCAATGGCTCAGGCTGCCGGGATCCTTGGTTTCAAAATGCTCGACGTGAAGCCTGCCGATGGCACGCTTTATTACTTCGTCGGTTCCGACAAGCTGCGTTTTCGCCAGCCGGTCACCCCGGGCGATCAACTGATCCTCGAAGCCACATTCATCAGTTGCAAGCGCCAGATCTGGAAGTTCGAATGCCAGGCTTCGGTCGACGGCAAGCCGGTCTGCTCCGCTGAAATCATCTGTGCGGAACGCAAACTATGA
- the lpxD gene encoding UDP-3-O-(3-hydroxymyristoyl)glucosamine N-acyltransferase, which produces MTATIKLGQLAEFLGATLRGDPEKVITGLATLQEAGPAQLSFLANPQYRKYLADSRAAALLLKPADAEGFAGDALIVPDPYLAYARISHLFDPKPKSAPGIHPSAVIAADAVVDPSASIGPFVVIESAARIGAGVTLGAHCFIGARCEIGEGGWLAPRVTLYHDVRIGKRVVIQSGAVLGGEGFGFAKEKGIWQKIAQIGGVTVGDDVEIGVNTAIDRGALADTVIGNGVKLDNQIQIAHNVQVGDHTAMAACVGISGSTRIGKHCMLAGGVGLVGHIDICDNVFLTGMTMVTHSITEPGAYSSGTAMQPAAEWRKSAARIRQLDDIARRLRQLEKRVGDVTPDGNASSDG; this is translated from the coding sequence ATGACAGCGACTATCAAGCTCGGCCAGTTGGCCGAGTTCCTTGGCGCCACCCTGCGTGGCGACCCGGAGAAGGTCATCACTGGGCTAGCCACTTTACAAGAGGCTGGCCCAGCTCAGTTGAGCTTCCTGGCAAACCCTCAATACCGCAAATACCTGGCTGACAGCCGGGCCGCAGCGCTGTTGCTCAAGCCTGCCGATGCCGAAGGGTTCGCAGGCGATGCGCTGATCGTCCCGGATCCTTATCTGGCGTATGCGCGGATTTCACATTTGTTTGACCCCAAGCCCAAGTCGGCCCCCGGCATTCATCCCAGCGCGGTTATCGCGGCGGATGCGGTGGTTGATCCCTCGGCCAGCATCGGTCCTTTTGTCGTCATCGAAAGCGCAGCCCGGATCGGCGCCGGCGTTACGTTGGGTGCCCATTGCTTCATAGGCGCGCGCTGCGAGATCGGTGAAGGTGGTTGGCTGGCTCCGCGGGTCACGTTGTATCACGACGTGCGAATCGGCAAGCGGGTCGTGATCCAGTCTGGCGCGGTGTTGGGCGGTGAAGGTTTCGGTTTTGCCAAGGAGAAGGGGATCTGGCAAAAGATCGCCCAGATCGGCGGTGTTACGGTCGGCGATGACGTGGAGATCGGCGTCAACACCGCGATCGACCGTGGTGCCCTGGCTGATACGGTCATTGGCAATGGCGTCAAGCTCGACAACCAGATCCAGATCGCCCACAACGTCCAGGTCGGTGACCATACCGCCATGGCCGCCTGCGTAGGCATCTCCGGCAGCACCCGGATCGGCAAGCACTGCATGCTCGCCGGTGGTGTGGGGCTGGTGGGACACATCGATATCTGTGACAACGTATTCCTCACCGGAATGACCATGGTGACTCATTCGATCACCGAACCGGGTGCTTATTCTTCCGGTACGGCGATGCAGCCGGCGGCCGAATGGCGCAAGAGCGCGGCCCGAATCCGCCAGCTCGATGACATCGCGCGGCGTCTGCGTCAGTTGGAAAAGCGTGTAGGGGACGTGACCCCTGACGGTAATGCTTCATCAGATGGCTGA
- a CDS encoding OmpH family outer membrane protein, whose translation MRKLTQLVLLATLMVAGPAFADMKIAVLNYQMALLESDAAKKYAVDAEKKFGPQLTKLKSLESSAKGIQDRLVSGGDKMAQGERERLELEFKQKARDFQFQSKELNEAKAVADREMLKQLKPKLDRAVEEVIKKGGFDLVFERGAVIDVKPQYDITRQVIERMNQLK comes from the coding sequence GTGCGTAAGTTGACTCAATTGGTTCTCCTGGCGACCTTGATGGTCGCAGGTCCGGCTTTTGCCGACATGAAGATCGCCGTACTGAACTATCAGATGGCCCTGCTGGAATCCGACGCGGCGAAGAAATACGCCGTGGATGCCGAGAAGAAGTTCGGCCCGCAACTGACCAAGCTCAAGAGCCTGGAGAGCAGCGCCAAGGGTATCCAGGATCGTCTGGTCTCCGGTGGCGACAAAATGGCTCAGGGCGAGCGTGAGCGTCTGGAGCTTGAGTTCAAGCAAAAGGCTCGTGACTTCCAGTTTCAGTCCAAGGAACTGAACGAAGCGAAAGCCGTTGCCGACCGCGAGATGCTCAAGCAGCTCAAGCCAAAGCTCGACAGGGCGGTGGAAGAAGTCATCAAGAAAGGTGGTTTTGACCTGGTGTTCGAGCGTGGCGCAGTGATTGATGTCAAACCTCAGTACGACATCACGCGCCAGGTTATCGAGCGCATGAATCAGCTGAAGTAA
- the bamA gene encoding outer membrane protein assembly factor BamA, protein MKRLLLTAVLTVLMIAEVHAESFTISDIRVNGLQRVSAGSVFGALPLNVGEQADDRRLVESTRALFKTGFFQDIQLGRDGNVLVITVVERPSVASIEIEGNKAISTEDLMKGLKQSGLAEGEIFQRATLEGVRNELQRQYVAQGRYSATVDTEVVPQPRNRVGLKVNINEGTVAAIQHINVVGNTVFPDEDLIDLFELKTTNWLSFFKNDDKYAREKLSGDLERLRSYYLDRGYINMDIASTQVSITPDKKHVYITVNVNEGDKYTVRDVKLSGDLKVPEDQVTSLLLVQKGQVFSRKLMTTTSELITRRLGNEGYTFANVNGVPQPHDEDHTVDITFAVDPGKRAYVNRINFRGNTKSEDEVLRREMRQMEGGWASTYLIDQSKTRLERLGFFKEVNVETPAVPGVDDQVDVNYSVEEQASGSITASVGFAQSAGLILGGSITQNNFLGTGNRVSVGLTRSEYQTRYNFGFVDPYWTADGVSLGYNAFYRTTDYDELDSDISSYAVDSLGAGVNVGYPISETSRLTFGLTAQQDEISTGRYTVDEIFDFVEKEGDKYLNFKASVGWSESTLNKGVLATRGRSQSLVLETTTPGSDLSFFKLDYRGQLFQPLSDNYTMRLHTELGYGDGYGSTDGLPFYENYYAGGFNSVRGFKDSTLGPRSTPSKGTNPGTIRDPDQDPLPFGGNVLIQGGVELLFPMPFVKDQRSLRTSVFWDVGNVFDSSCEDTTNTDGTRSNTQCNDISLSNLASSVGVGVTWVTALGPLSFALAMPIKKPDDAETQVFQFSLGQTF, encoded by the coding sequence ATGAAACGTCTGCTGCTAACTGCGGTTCTCACCGTATTGATGATCGCCGAAGTTCACGCCGAGTCCTTCACTATCTCTGATATTCGCGTCAATGGCCTCCAGCGGGTCTCCGCGGGTAGTGTCTTTGGTGCCTTGCCGTTAAACGTCGGCGAGCAGGCGGATGATCGGCGCCTGGTGGAGTCCACTCGTGCGCTGTTCAAAACCGGCTTCTTTCAAGATATCCAACTGGGTCGTGACGGCAATGTCCTGGTCATCACGGTAGTTGAGCGGCCGTCGGTCGCCAGTATCGAGATCGAAGGCAACAAGGCGATCTCCACTGAAGACCTGATGAAGGGCCTCAAACAATCCGGCCTGGCCGAAGGCGAAATCTTCCAGCGCGCCACCCTCGAAGGTGTTCGTAACGAGCTGCAACGCCAGTACGTTGCCCAGGGTCGTTACTCGGCCACCGTCGACACTGAAGTGGTACCGCAGCCGCGCAACCGCGTAGGCCTTAAGGTCAACATCAATGAAGGCACCGTTGCGGCCATCCAGCACATCAACGTGGTGGGCAACACGGTTTTCCCGGATGAAGACCTGATCGACCTGTTCGAGCTCAAGACCACCAACTGGCTGTCGTTCTTCAAGAATGACGACAAGTATGCTCGCGAAAAACTCTCTGGTGACCTGGAGCGCCTGCGTTCCTACTACCTGGACCGTGGCTATATCAACATGGATATCGCTTCGACCCAGGTGTCCATCACCCCGGACAAGAAGCACGTCTACATCACCGTCAACGTCAACGAAGGCGACAAGTACACCGTTCGTGACGTCAAGCTCAGCGGTGACCTGAAGGTCCCCGAAGACCAGGTCACGTCGCTGCTGCTGGTGCAGAAGGGCCAGGTGTTCTCGCGCAAGCTGATGACCACCACTTCCGAACTGATCACCCGGCGCCTGGGTAACGAAGGTTATACTTTCGCCAACGTCAACGGCGTGCCTCAGCCACACGATGAAGACCATACCGTCGACATCACCTTCGCCGTGGATCCGGGCAAGCGTGCCTACGTCAACCGCATCAACTTCCGTGGCAACACCAAGTCCGAGGACGAGGTGCTGCGCCGTGAAATGCGCCAGATGGAAGGTGGCTGGGCATCGACTTACCTGATCGACCAGTCCAAGACTCGCCTGGAACGCCTGGGCTTCTTCAAGGAAGTCAACGTCGAGACTCCGGCAGTGCCCGGCGTTGATGACCAGGTCGATGTGAACTACAGCGTTGAAGAGCAGGCTTCCGGTTCGATCACCGCCAGCGTCGGTTTCGCCCAGAGCGCCGGTCTGATCCTCGGCGGCTCGATCACCCAGAACAACTTCCTGGGTACCGGTAACCGGGTCAGCGTCGGCCTGACCCGCAGCGAATACCAGACCCGCTACAACTTCGGTTTCGTCGACCCCTACTGGACTGCAGACGGTGTGAGCCTGGGCTACAACGCCTTCTATCGCACCACTGACTATGACGAGCTCGACTCCGACATCTCCAGCTATGCCGTGGACAGCCTGGGTGCAGGCGTCAACGTGGGTTATCCAATCAGCGAGACTTCGCGTCTGACGTTCGGTCTCACCGCCCAGCAGGACGAGATCAGCACCGGGCGTTATACCGTTGACGAGATTTTTGACTTCGTTGAAAAGGAAGGCGACAAGTACCTGAACTTCAAGGCGTCTGTCGGTTGGTCCGAGTCGACCCTGAACAAAGGCGTACTGGCGACCCGTGGCCGTTCCCAGAGCCTGGTACTGGAAACTACCACCCCTGGCAGCGATCTCTCGTTCTTCAAGCTCGACTATCGTGGTCAACTGTTCCAGCCGCTGTCTGATAATTACACCATGCGTCTGCACACTGAGCTGGGTTATGGCGACGGCTATGGTTCCACCGACGGCTTGCCGTTCTACGAGAACTACTATGCTGGTGGTTTCAACTCGGTCCGTGGTTTCAAGGACAGCACCCTTGGCCCGCGCAGTACGCCGAGCAAGGGCACCAACCCGGGAACCATACGTGATCCGGACCAGGATCCGCTGCCGTTCGGTGGTAATGTCCTGATCCAGGGCGGTGTAGAGCTGTTGTTCCCGATGCCGTTCGTCAAGGATCAGCGCTCCTTGCGTACCTCGGTATTCTGGGACGTGGGTAACGTATTCGACTCTTCGTGCGAGGACACCACCAACACCGACGGCACCAGGTCCAATACCCAGTGCAACGACATCAGCCTGAGCAACCTGGCAAGTTCCGTGGGCGTGGGTGTGACCTGGGTCACCGCGCTGGGTCCTTTGAGCTTCGCCCTGGCGATGCCGATCAAGAAACCGGATGACGCTGAAACCCAAGTGTTCCAATTCTCCCTCGGCCAGACGTTCTAA